A stretch of the Nothobranchius furzeri strain GRZ-AD chromosome 5, NfurGRZ-RIMD1, whole genome shotgun sequence genome encodes the following:
- the pex5 gene encoding peroxisomal biogenesis factor 5 isoform X3 — translation MAMRELVEAECGGANPLMKLTSHMTKEEGAWRHRLTPTIPPTPIEIATEEELVNEFLQAPPRPPHTFDMGQLLEEMQQIDQQSYRQAPQRAPDVAALALSGDWAAEFLSGPDSAATQGLNALGEAADADWTKEFIAEAADPGRWAEEYLEQSEEKLWLGDLGDKETEWTKEYQAEDELRQTANELVSKVDDPKLQNTEFLRFIRQIGEGSVTVESRTDKQLTDKVQAEEAQNWASNLNQFLTETGGGSLPLEPPETNHQIDKVKAKQAEQWAKVVRQVSEESAEAWVDEFAASGPDFQQAKAAVESDVDFWEKLQQEWEEMAKRDAESHPWLSDYDQLLSSSYDKGYQFEEDNPCLSHPDPFSEGLKRLEAGDIPGAVRFFESAVQKEPENQLAWQYLGTCQAENEQEFAAISALRRCIDLKKDNLTALMALAVSFTNESLHRQACETLRDWLKHNPKYRSVWEQHERERQKETATDGEKAKERFGSLLPESLFNDVQNLFLRAANSDPTQVDPQLQCGLGVLFNLSGEYDKAVDCFSAALSVTPQDYLLWNKLGATLANGSRSEEAVAAYRRALELQPGFVRSRYNLGISCVNLGAHREAVEHFLEALSLQRQAAGDGAKAARGPGGAAATVMSDNIWSTLRMALSMMGESSLYAAADQRDLDTLLAHFSQREVEGGAE, via the exons atggcgaTGCGGGAGTTGGTGGAGGCGGAATGTGGGGGGGCCAATCCCCTCATGAAGTTGACCAGTCACATGACCAAAGAAGAAGGAGCATGGCGGCACCGCTTGACACCCACA ATTCCCCCCACACCCATTGAAATTGCAACAGAGGAAGAG ttGGTAAATGAATTCCTTCAGGCGCCTCCGCGACCCCCACACACGTTTGACATGGGTCAGTTGTTGGAAGAAATGCAGCAAATTGATCAGCAGAGCTACAGACAAGCTCCACAGAGAG CTCCAGATGTAGCAGCACTGGCCCTCTCGGGTGACTGGGCGGCCGAGTTCCTCTCGGGTCCCGACTCTGCTGCCACACAGGGGCTGAATGCTCTCGGCGAGGCGGCAGATGCTGATTGGACCAAAGAATTTATCGCTGAGGCTGCAG ATCCTGGACGCTGGGCAGAAGAGTATCTGGAGCAGTCTGAGGAGAAACTGTGGCTGGGGGACCTTGGAGACAAGGAGACTGAATG GACAAAGGAGTATCAGGCTGAGGATGAGCTGAGACAAACGGCCAATGAGCTTGTCTCAAAGGTCGACGACCCCAAACTGCAAAACACCGAG TTCCTGCGATTCATTAGGCAGATTGGCGAGGGCAGTGTGACAGTGGAgagcagaacagacaaacagctgACAGATAAAGTTCAGGCCGAGGAGGCTCAGAACTGGGCCTCCAACCTCAACCAG TTCCTGACGGAGACGGGgggagggagtcttcccttggaacCTCCAGAGACGAATCACCAGATTGACAAAGTTAAAGCTAAACAAGCAGAGCAATGGGCCAAAGTCGTCAGGCAG GTTTCAGAGGAGTCGGCGGAAGCCTGGGTGGACGAGTTCGCTGCATCTGGGCCAGATTTTCAACAAGCTAAAGCGGCGGTGGAG AGTGATGTGGACTTCTGGGAAAAGCTGCAGCAGGAGTGGGAGGAGATGGCCAAGAGAGACGCAGAGAGCCATCCCTGGCTGTCTGACTATGATCAGCTGCTCAGCTCATCTTACGACAAG GGGTATCAGTTTGAAGAGGACAACCCCTGCTTGTCCCATCCAGACCCCTTCTCAGAAGGATTGAAGAGGTTGGAGGCGGGGGACATCCCTGGAGCGGTCCGATTCTTTGAAAGCGCCGTACAGAAGGAACCAGAAAACCAGCTG GCTTGGCAATATCTGGGAACCTGTCAGGCAGAAAATGAGCAAGAATTTGCTGCAATCAGCGCCCTCCGCAG GTGTATAGATCTGAAGAAGGACAACCTGACTGCCCTGATGGCGTTGGCTGTCAGTTTTACTAACGAATCGCTGCACAGGCAGGCCTGTGAGACCCTACGCGATTGGCTGAAGCACAACCCAAAATACCGATCTGTGTGGGAGCAGCACGAGCGGGAACGCCAAAAGGAGACTGCCACAGACGGCGAGAAAGCGAAGGAGAGGTTTGGGTCGTTGTTGCCAGA GTCTTTGTTCAATGATGTCCAGAACCTGTTCCTGCGTGCAGCCAACTCCGACCCGACCCAGGTTGACCCCCAGCTGCAGTGTGGTCTGGGAGTCCTCTTCAACCTGAGCGGAGAGTACGACAAGGCCGTGGACTGCTTCAGTGCTGCTCTGTCTGTCACTCCGCAG GACTACCTGCTGTGGAACAAGTTGGGCGCCACCCTCGCCAACGGGAGCCGCTCAGAAGAAGCAGTGGCCGCCTACAGGAGAGCTCTGGAACTGCAGCCAGGTTTTGTTCGCAGTCGCTACAACTTGGGAATTAGCTGCGTGAACTTAGGTGCACACAG AGAGGCAGTGGAGCACTTCCTCGAAGCTCTGTCCCTCCAGCGGCAGGCTGCAGGTGATGGAGCGAAAGCTGCAAGAGGGCCTGGTGGTGCAGCAGCCACGGTGATGTCTGACAACATCTGGTCCACCCTGCGCATGGCTCTAAGCATGATGGGAGAGAGCTCTTTGTACGCCGCAGCTGATCAGCGAGACTTGGACACACTGCTGGCTCATTTCAGCCAGAGGGAGGTGGAAGGTGGAGCTGAATGA
- the pex5 gene encoding peroxisomal biogenesis factor 5 isoform X1 — protein sequence MAMRELVEAECGGANPLMKLTSHMTKEEGAWRHRLTPTIPPTPIEIATEEELVNEFLQAPPRPPHTFDMGQLLEEMQQIDQQSYRQAPQRAPDVAALALSGDWAAEFLSGPDSAATQGLNALGEAADADWTKEFIAEAADPGRWAEEYLEQSEEKLWLGDLGDKETEWTKEYQAEDELRQTANELVSKVDDPKLQNTEFLRFIRQIGEGSVTVESRTDKQLTDKVQAEEAQNWASNLNQVSEESAEAWVDEFAASGPDFQQAKAAVESDVDFWEKLQQEWEEMAKRDAESHPWLSDYDQLLSSSYDKGYQFEEDNPCLSHPDPFSEGLKRLEAGDIPGAVRFFESAVQKEPENQLAWQYLGTCQAENEQEFAAISALRRCIDLKKDNLTALMALAVSFTNESLHRQACETLRDWLKHNPKYRSVWEQHERERQKETATDGEKAKERFGSLLPESLFNDVQNLFLRAANSDPTQVDPQLQCGLGVLFNLSGEYDKAVDCFSAALSVTPQDYLLWNKLGATLANGSRSEEAVAAYRRALELQPGFVRSRYNLGISCVNLGAHREAVEHFLEALSLQRQAAGDGAKAARGPGGAAATVMSDNIWSTLRMALSMMGESSLYAAADQRDLDTLLAHFSQREVEGGAE from the exons atggcgaTGCGGGAGTTGGTGGAGGCGGAATGTGGGGGGGCCAATCCCCTCATGAAGTTGACCAGTCACATGACCAAAGAAGAAGGAGCATGGCGGCACCGCTTGACACCCACA ATTCCCCCCACACCCATTGAAATTGCAACAGAGGAAGAG ttGGTAAATGAATTCCTTCAGGCGCCTCCGCGACCCCCACACACGTTTGACATGGGTCAGTTGTTGGAAGAAATGCAGCAAATTGATCAGCAGAGCTACAGACAAGCTCCACAGAGAG CTCCAGATGTAGCAGCACTGGCCCTCTCGGGTGACTGGGCGGCCGAGTTCCTCTCGGGTCCCGACTCTGCTGCCACACAGGGGCTGAATGCTCTCGGCGAGGCGGCAGATGCTGATTGGACCAAAGAATTTATCGCTGAGGCTGCAG ATCCTGGACGCTGGGCAGAAGAGTATCTGGAGCAGTCTGAGGAGAAACTGTGGCTGGGGGACCTTGGAGACAAGGAGACTGAATG GACAAAGGAGTATCAGGCTGAGGATGAGCTGAGACAAACGGCCAATGAGCTTGTCTCAAAGGTCGACGACCCCAAACTGCAAAACACCGAG TTCCTGCGATTCATTAGGCAGATTGGCGAGGGCAGTGTGACAGTGGAgagcagaacagacaaacagctgACAGATAAAGTTCAGGCCGAGGAGGCTCAGAACTGGGCCTCCAACCTCAACCAG GTTTCAGAGGAGTCGGCGGAAGCCTGGGTGGACGAGTTCGCTGCATCTGGGCCAGATTTTCAACAAGCTAAAGCGGCGGTGGAG AGTGATGTGGACTTCTGGGAAAAGCTGCAGCAGGAGTGGGAGGAGATGGCCAAGAGAGACGCAGAGAGCCATCCCTGGCTGTCTGACTATGATCAGCTGCTCAGCTCATCTTACGACAAG GGGTATCAGTTTGAAGAGGACAACCCCTGCTTGTCCCATCCAGACCCCTTCTCAGAAGGATTGAAGAGGTTGGAGGCGGGGGACATCCCTGGAGCGGTCCGATTCTTTGAAAGCGCCGTACAGAAGGAACCAGAAAACCAGCTG GCTTGGCAATATCTGGGAACCTGTCAGGCAGAAAATGAGCAAGAATTTGCTGCAATCAGCGCCCTCCGCAG GTGTATAGATCTGAAGAAGGACAACCTGACTGCCCTGATGGCGTTGGCTGTCAGTTTTACTAACGAATCGCTGCACAGGCAGGCCTGTGAGACCCTACGCGATTGGCTGAAGCACAACCCAAAATACCGATCTGTGTGGGAGCAGCACGAGCGGGAACGCCAAAAGGAGACTGCCACAGACGGCGAGAAAGCGAAGGAGAGGTTTGGGTCGTTGTTGCCAGA GTCTTTGTTCAATGATGTCCAGAACCTGTTCCTGCGTGCAGCCAACTCCGACCCGACCCAGGTTGACCCCCAGCTGCAGTGTGGTCTGGGAGTCCTCTTCAACCTGAGCGGAGAGTACGACAAGGCCGTGGACTGCTTCAGTGCTGCTCTGTCTGTCACTCCGCAG GACTACCTGCTGTGGAACAAGTTGGGCGCCACCCTCGCCAACGGGAGCCGCTCAGAAGAAGCAGTGGCCGCCTACAGGAGAGCTCTGGAACTGCAGCCAGGTTTTGTTCGCAGTCGCTACAACTTGGGAATTAGCTGCGTGAACTTAGGTGCACACAG AGAGGCAGTGGAGCACTTCCTCGAAGCTCTGTCCCTCCAGCGGCAGGCTGCAGGTGATGGAGCGAAAGCTGCAAGAGGGCCTGGTGGTGCAGCAGCCACGGTGATGTCTGACAACATCTGGTCCACCCTGCGCATGGCTCTAAGCATGATGGGAGAGAGCTCTTTGTACGCCGCAGCTGATCAGCGAGACTTGGACACACTGCTGGCTCATTTCAGCCAGAGGGAGGTGGAAGGTGGAGCTGAATGA
- the pex5 gene encoding peroxisomal biogenesis factor 5 isoform X2 produces MAMRELVEAECGGANPLMKLTSHMTKEEGAWRHRLTPTIPPTPIEIATEEELVNEFLQAPPRPPHTFDMGQLLEEMQQIDQQSYRQAPQRAPDVAALALSGDWAAEFLSGPDSAATQGLNALGEAADADWTKEFIAEAADPGRWAEEYLEQSEEKLWLGDLGDKETEWTKEYQAEDELRQTANELVSKVDDPKLQNTEVSEESAEAWVDEFAASGPDFQQAKAAVESDVDFWEKLQQEWEEMAKRDAESHPWLSDYDQLLSSSYDKGYQFEEDNPCLSHPDPFSEGLKRLEAGDIPGAVRFFESAVQKEPENQLAWQYLGTCQAENEQEFAAISALRRCIDLKKDNLTALMALAVSFTNESLHRQACETLRDWLKHNPKYRSVWEQHERERQKETATDGEKAKERFGSLLPESLFNDVQNLFLRAANSDPTQVDPQLQCGLGVLFNLSGEYDKAVDCFSAALSVTPQDYLLWNKLGATLANGSRSEEAVAAYRRALELQPGFVRSRYNLGISCVNLGAHREAVEHFLEALSLQRQAAGDGAKAARGPGGAAATVMSDNIWSTLRMALSMMGESSLYAAADQRDLDTLLAHFSQREVEGGAE; encoded by the exons atggcgaTGCGGGAGTTGGTGGAGGCGGAATGTGGGGGGGCCAATCCCCTCATGAAGTTGACCAGTCACATGACCAAAGAAGAAGGAGCATGGCGGCACCGCTTGACACCCACA ATTCCCCCCACACCCATTGAAATTGCAACAGAGGAAGAG ttGGTAAATGAATTCCTTCAGGCGCCTCCGCGACCCCCACACACGTTTGACATGGGTCAGTTGTTGGAAGAAATGCAGCAAATTGATCAGCAGAGCTACAGACAAGCTCCACAGAGAG CTCCAGATGTAGCAGCACTGGCCCTCTCGGGTGACTGGGCGGCCGAGTTCCTCTCGGGTCCCGACTCTGCTGCCACACAGGGGCTGAATGCTCTCGGCGAGGCGGCAGATGCTGATTGGACCAAAGAATTTATCGCTGAGGCTGCAG ATCCTGGACGCTGGGCAGAAGAGTATCTGGAGCAGTCTGAGGAGAAACTGTGGCTGGGGGACCTTGGAGACAAGGAGACTGAATG GACAAAGGAGTATCAGGCTGAGGATGAGCTGAGACAAACGGCCAATGAGCTTGTCTCAAAGGTCGACGACCCCAAACTGCAAAACACCGAG GTTTCAGAGGAGTCGGCGGAAGCCTGGGTGGACGAGTTCGCTGCATCTGGGCCAGATTTTCAACAAGCTAAAGCGGCGGTGGAG AGTGATGTGGACTTCTGGGAAAAGCTGCAGCAGGAGTGGGAGGAGATGGCCAAGAGAGACGCAGAGAGCCATCCCTGGCTGTCTGACTATGATCAGCTGCTCAGCTCATCTTACGACAAG GGGTATCAGTTTGAAGAGGACAACCCCTGCTTGTCCCATCCAGACCCCTTCTCAGAAGGATTGAAGAGGTTGGAGGCGGGGGACATCCCTGGAGCGGTCCGATTCTTTGAAAGCGCCGTACAGAAGGAACCAGAAAACCAGCTG GCTTGGCAATATCTGGGAACCTGTCAGGCAGAAAATGAGCAAGAATTTGCTGCAATCAGCGCCCTCCGCAG GTGTATAGATCTGAAGAAGGACAACCTGACTGCCCTGATGGCGTTGGCTGTCAGTTTTACTAACGAATCGCTGCACAGGCAGGCCTGTGAGACCCTACGCGATTGGCTGAAGCACAACCCAAAATACCGATCTGTGTGGGAGCAGCACGAGCGGGAACGCCAAAAGGAGACTGCCACAGACGGCGAGAAAGCGAAGGAGAGGTTTGGGTCGTTGTTGCCAGA GTCTTTGTTCAATGATGTCCAGAACCTGTTCCTGCGTGCAGCCAACTCCGACCCGACCCAGGTTGACCCCCAGCTGCAGTGTGGTCTGGGAGTCCTCTTCAACCTGAGCGGAGAGTACGACAAGGCCGTGGACTGCTTCAGTGCTGCTCTGTCTGTCACTCCGCAG GACTACCTGCTGTGGAACAAGTTGGGCGCCACCCTCGCCAACGGGAGCCGCTCAGAAGAAGCAGTGGCCGCCTACAGGAGAGCTCTGGAACTGCAGCCAGGTTTTGTTCGCAGTCGCTACAACTTGGGAATTAGCTGCGTGAACTTAGGTGCACACAG AGAGGCAGTGGAGCACTTCCTCGAAGCTCTGTCCCTCCAGCGGCAGGCTGCAGGTGATGGAGCGAAAGCTGCAAGAGGGCCTGGTGGTGCAGCAGCCACGGTGATGTCTGACAACATCTGGTCCACCCTGCGCATGGCTCTAAGCATGATGGGAGAGAGCTCTTTGTACGCCGCAGCTGATCAGCGAGACTTGGACACACTGCTGGCTCATTTCAGCCAGAGGGAGGTGGAAGGTGGAGCTGAATGA
- the cdca3 gene encoding cell division cycle-associated protein 3 has product MGSSESKLAVSAAAKPELVLKRTHVSHLIDPRSPSAGIDRTPIQVGDLESKTLPAVKSECLLAISDPRSPSLGISRTPMREVMRATVGSFARRLGMLFHSEAESKNPPKRFSDRVEEVLGDEELTSAEPLLNARFTSLAEHADLLATPVRSPLQAMGDFSPFVLVEPQVEVEIETEADISLEEAEEARETPLHKRLSMSLITCHNGAPSSEIFEVHHDRAHFPGSSVKVDHTYALPSVTVEPEACGPPLSTNVENSPVQESSAHLKETGKLKISEETKAPNEESSSEQEDVCTGIRCPSFDTKSPSQLEFKPQWLGKGFGATGLRARGVQGNIGKGGSSPLAVRVAVKNANNENRGQTGKLKQKDAECRSPLQVLKETNSPRNRRSPMKLKGSNQDKPRLGQMDRRVLAVALDKENR; this is encoded by the exons ATGGGATCAAGTGAGAGCAaattggctgtgtctgcagcagcTAAACCAGAACTGGTTCTCAAAAGAACTCATGTCAGCCATCTGATAGACCCACGCTCTCCCTCAGCTGGGATTGATCGAACACCCATTCAG GTTGGCGATCTGGAGTCCAAAACTTTGCCTGCTGTGAAAAGCGAGTGTCTTCTTGCCATCAGCGATCCACGTTCACCCTCACTTGGCATTTCCCGCACCCCTATGAGAGAAGTCATGAGAG CAACAGTCGGATCCTTTGCGCGTCGTCTGGGAATGTTGTTCCACAGTGAGGCTGAAAGCAAAAACCCTCCAAAACGCTTCAGTGATCGTGTGGAAGAGGTCCTTGGGGATGAAGAGCTGACGTCTGCCGAGCCCCTCCTTAATGCTCGGTTTACCTCGTTAGCTGAGCATGCTGACCTCTTGGCCACCCCTGTTCGATCTCCTCTGCAGGCCATGGGTGACTTTAGCCCCTTTGTGCTTGTTGAGCCTCAGGTGGAAGTTGAAATAGAAACCGAAGCAGATATTAGCCTGGAAGAAGCCGAAGAAGCAAGAGAGACTCCTCTGCACAAGAGATTAAGCATGAGCCTGATAACCTGCCACAACGGAGCTCCCTCATCTGAAATCTTTGAGGTTCACCATGACCGTGCCCATTTCCCAGGATCTTCAGTAAAGGTGGATCACACTTATGCCCTTCCTTCTGTCACAGTGGAACCAGAGGCCTGTGGGCCTCCTCTCTCCACTAATGTGGAGAATTCTCCAGTTCAGGAATCTTCTGCACATCTGAAGGAAACAGGAAAACTTAAGATCTCTGAGGAAACTAAAGCACCGAATGAAGAGTCTTCCTCAGAGCAGGAAGACGTGTGCACAGGCATCCGCTGCCCCTCTTTTGACACGAAGAGTCCGAGTCAACTGGAGTTCAAACCACAGTGGCTGGGAAAAGGCTTTGGTGCCACAGGGCTGAGAGCCAGAGGAGTGCAGGGGAACATCGGAAAGGGAGGCTCTTCTCCTCTCGCTGTCCGTGTGGCGGTTAAAAATGCAAACAACGAAAATAGAGGACAGACTGGAAAACTGAAGCAGAAAG ACGCAGAGTGCCGATCACCTCTGCAGGTCCTTAAGGAGACCAACTCTCCCCGCAATCGGCGTTCTCCG ATGAAGCTGAAAGGGTCTAATCAGGACAAACCGAGGCTTGGACAGATGGACCGCCGAGTTCTGGCAGTGGCTCTGGATAAGGAGAACAGATGA